One genomic window of Plasmodium falciparum 3D7 genome assembly, chromosome: 10 includes the following:
- a CDS encoding PPPDE peptidase, putative → MTKNKKGKNKEVINNYEEEEDYNIIDHDENAEVDVIPEPDFNSNMVYLNIYDLDSVSKVVNTVARSVGAGAFHAGVEVYGYEYSFGYIMDGETGVTKTNARYHPYHVYRETIPMGKTPLTKEEVDLLVEVMKLQWIGDTYDILSRNCLNYADYFCNLLDVGGIPEWVMSLQKKVTWVKSNINIAASKLKELNKAAGIPNVINYLKKKYEDSNSSDDYKG, encoded by the exons ATGacgaaaaataaaaaaggaaaaaataaagaagttATAAATAActatgaagaagaagaagattaTAATATCATAGATCATGATGAAAATGCCGAAGTAGATGTAATTCCTGAACCCGATTTTAATTCAAATATggtttatttaaatatatacgaTTTAGATTCCGTTTCTAAAGTTGTTAATACTGTCGCTAGATCAGTAGGAGCCG GTGCTTTTCATGCTGGTGTAGAAGTATATGGATATGAATATTCGTTTGGTTACATAATGG atgGTGAAACAGGCGTAACTAAGACAAATGCTCGTTATCATCCTTATCATGTATACCGAGAAACAATTCCAAtg gG TAAAACTCCATTAACAAAAGAAGAAGTTGATCTTCTTGTCGAGGTTATGAAACTACAATGGATAGGAGATacttatgatatattatcaag gAATTGCCTAAATTACGCCGattatttttgtaatttattGG ATGTGGGTGGTATACCTGAGTGGGTTATGAGCTTACAAAAAAAAGTGACCTGGGTTaaatcaaatataaatatagccGCCAGTAAATTAaag gaaTTAAACAAAGCAGCTGGTATTCCCAATGTCATTAATTatttgaagaaaaaatatgagGATAGTAATAGTAGTGATGATTATAAAGGGTAA
- a CDS encoding transmembrane protein 147, putative: MALFHFVNCSLATFIPYYIIYDGFKLSKNVGATKLFFLVCFYYIISQILKLFALAFCSIGLFQSMNLFNIIFQESANIIDLAGIYYILSHKHTNSINLNERILSVGLSWGFYESLATNFFPFLIGGKSLEFSLKYIYRSISANTFLFSNLSKTCLLFMWMKNTSGKTKINAVNSLLVYFTFILPLVNRIILIKEESFRSDIFIQLLFEFALTFILSIITKFIFSSQLNVSHEHKNATYSDDEIYQVNKDLKKKDKKKKKN, encoded by the exons atggctttatttcattttgttaATTGTTCCTTGGCTACTTTTATTCCttactatattatttatgatgGATTTAAATT ATCCAAAAATGTAGGAGCAACCAAAttgttttttcttgtttgtttttattacattatcTCTCAAATATTAAAG ttATTTGCCTTAGCATTTTGTTCCATTGGGCTTTTCCAAAGCATGAACCTTTTTAAT ATAATATTTCAAGAGTCGGCGAATATAATTGATTTGGcaggaatatattatatcttatCACACAA GCACACAAATTCTATTAATTTGAATGAGAGAATATTATCTGTAGGACTAAGTTGGGGCTTTTACGAATCTTTAGCAACCaattttttcccttttcttATAg GGGGAAAATCATTGGAATTTTCATTGAAGTATATTTATAGATCCATATCGGCGAATACATTTTTG tTTTCCAATTTGTCTAAAACATGTCTATTGTTCATGTGGATGAAAAATACATCCGGTAAAACAAAAATCAATGCTGTTAATTCTTTACTCGTTTACTTCACTTTCATATTACCTCTTGTGAATAg gattatattaataaaggaAGAATCATTTAGGagtgatatatttattcaattACTTTTTGAATTTGCTttaacatttattttatctataATTACCAAATTCATATTTAGTTCACAATTAAATGTTTCACATGAGCATAAAAATGCAACATACAGTGATGATGAGATTTATCAAGTTAATAAagacttaaaaaaaaaggataagaaaaaaaagaagaattaa
- a CDS encoding rho GTPase-activating protein, putative, producing the protein MLDSDAEVPQEVLAEYEKLLKRSYTENFDDLYKTDLLKVIGKDGYGSHIVLLIPCFIVAAGADPEKTLRYAILTLDPIVKENYVLILCETHTNWLTDAVYAYAKQWYDTLPRKYKKNLKNLYLVHSGFLSKTLLTIVTPFISPKFWKKVEYIEKLEDLFLKLNIKASKYLKYFPYIVQRNEEVMLGGQPISPFGADLEILCQRFGKKYLHFKHIPSILIDFLTHLKKPEIINTKDLFNLQADAATLYGIVGDIEYGEPTTDFNNIPSLVCSFKLFLNTQKHGLLGKDAFSRLHYLKSTSASDKVIKLNLSKLYEKLSQGIKQCVLCLLHFFKTISEHASENNMTILALSKIFAPTFFRSKTPNAIFTECISLANKCMQMIIQNPDILMNPEKYNEQSSESISSYESGSENNLTEDEDKSDENKSDESKSDESKSDESKSDESKSDESKSDDSKSDESKSDESKSDESKSDDSKSEECKDENNKINNESDEDSNESYSSKESSSKPSSLDQTSEYSSSILSDKVIKKKVSIKKSTSKRLSFDHSIKSEKSGDSKNSFLSEKTDEQDDSYEDSEKEEEGKKSKKENLKKEPSSDN; encoded by the exons ATGCTGGACTCAGATGCTGAGGTTCCTCAGGAAGTCTTAGctgaatatgaaaaattattaaaaaggtCATATACTGAAAATTTTGACga TTTATATAAGACAGATTTATTAAAAGTAATAGGAAAAGATGGTTACGGATCACATATCGTTCTTCTCATTCCGTGTTTTATAGTAGCTGCTGGAGCGGATCCTGAAAAAACTCt GAGATATGCAATATTGACGTTAGATCCTATTGTCAAAGAAAattatgttttaatattatgtGAGACACATACAAATTGGCTAACAGATGCTGTATATGCTTATGCTAAACaat GGTATGATACATTACCCAGGAAATACaaaaagaatttaaaaaacTTATATCTGGTTCATAGTGGTTTTTTATCAAAAACTCTTTTGACCATTGTAACTCCATTTATATCCCCAAAATTTTGGAAGAAGGTggaatatatagaaaagttagaagatttatttttaaaattaaatataaaagcatcaaaatatttaaaatacttTCCTTATATTGTTCAAAGAAATGAAGAAGTTATGTTAGGTGGTCAACCTATATCTCCATTTGGAGCTGACTTAGAAATATTATGTCAAAGATTtggtaaaaaatatttacattttaaaCATATACCATCAATTCTTATAGATTTCTTaacacatttaaaaaaaccaGAAATAATTAACACGAAAGATTTATTTAACTTACAAGCAGATGCTGCAACATTATATGGTATTGTTGGAGATATAGAATATGGAGAACCAACAActgattttaataatattcctTCTCTTGTTTGTTCATTCaaactttttttaaatacacaAAAGCATGGATTGTTAGGAAAAGATGCTTTTTCAAGAttacattatttaaaaagtacTTCAGCTTCAGATAAAGTTATTAAATTGAACTTATCAAAactatatgaaaaattatcaCAAGGAATTAAACAATGTGTTCTATgtcttttacatttttttaaaacaatttCGGAACATGCTagtgaaaataatatgaccATACTAGCACTTAGTAAAATTTTTGCCCCTACATTTTTCAGATCAAAAACTCCCAATGCTATATTTACGGAATGCATTTCGCTAGCCAACAAATGCATGCAAATGATAATACAAAACCCGGACATATTAATG AATCCGGAAAAGTACAACGAACAAAGCAGTGAAAGTATCAGCAGTTATGAAAGTGGTAGCGAAAATAATTTAACAGAAGATGAAGATAAATCTGATGAAAACAAATCTGATGAAAGCAAATCTGATGAAAGCAAATCTGATGAAAGCAAATCTGATGAAAGCAAATCTGATGAAAGCAAATCTGATGATAGCAAATCTGATGAAAGCAAATCTGATGAAAGCAAATCTGATGAAAGCAAATCTGATGATAGCAAATCTGAAGAATGTAAGGAcgaaaataacaaaataaataacgaAAGTGATGAAGATTCAAATGAATCTTACAGTAGTAAAGAAAGTAGTAGTAAACCAAGTTCATTAGATCAAACTTCTGAATATTCTTCTTCTATTCTTTCAGataaagtaataaaaaagaaagtaagcataaaaaaaagtacatcAAAAAGGTTGTCATTTGATCATTCAATTAAATCAGAAAAATCGGGGGATTCcaaaaattcatttttaagTGAAAAGACAGATGAACAGGATGATTCCTATGAAGATtcagaaaaagaagaagaaggaaaaaaaagcaaaaaagaaaatttaaaaaaggaGCCTTCTAGCGATaactaa
- a CDS encoding roadblock/LC7 domain-containing protein, putative, with translation MAGSSSEISESLNGWMNNNSSIVSYVLINADGIPLKYNEDVTYEHAVKQASLFSDLLTKTKKCVKELLPQENEFISNLRIRTKKETEYILCNHGDYSLITHQNCKDMQHKKKKIKT, from the exons atggcTGGCTCATCAAGTGAAATTAGTGAATCCTTAAATGGTTGGATGAACAACAATTCTTCTATTGTCTCTTATGTCTTAATAAATGCTGatg gAATTCCCTTAAAATATAACGAAGATGTTACATACGAACATGCTGTCAAACAGGCTTCCTTATTTTC agatttattaacaaaaacaaaaaagtgTGTTAAAGAATTACTCCCACAAGAa AATGAATTTATTAGTAATTTACGCATTCGAACCAAAAAAGAAacagaatatattttatgtaatcACGGTGATTATTCTTTAATTACACATCAAAATTGCAAGGATATGCaacataagaaaaaaaaaataaaaacctGA